A region of Flavobacteriales bacterium DNA encodes the following proteins:
- a CDS encoding choice-of-anchor J domain-containing protein codes for MKKLIYTLILSVFATMAFVSCTKEFDDPTVKTIPTGTVMTIAEVRALHVPGQEVKITQDISVYGVVTADETSGNLYKESYIQDETGALYLRFTSSTGLYVGDSIRVNINGAKILKYNQMLQVDSLHADNSVFKIKTQQFRTPQVVTISDLLADIEGFQGKLIQLDNVRFVERNQSLTYADGVNKVSTSRFLEDLSANQIEVRTSGYANFANDTLPAGSGTFVGISAQYNTGIQLLIRNTNEVDLYGAIPVEIIKNFDDLSLTSGGWSTQYPIVNNTWTVSTFSGNSYAYITNGSTKKVGESWLISPSFDFSTSSAPQFNFKTATFAANSALKVMISTDYVSGLPSTGTWTDITSSFAYSTGSWAWVSSGNFNLNAYKQANVHIAFKFIGTAASWDTWEVDNVKIIK; via the coding sequence ATGAAAAAATTAATATATACTTTAATATTGAGTGTCTTTGCAACAATGGCATTCGTTTCTTGTACTAAAGAATTTGATGACCCAACTGTTAAAACTATTCCAACTGGAACGGTTATGACCATTGCTGAAGTTCGTGCCCTACACGTACCTGGACAAGAAGTAAAAATAACACAAGATATCTCAGTTTATGGCGTCGTTACTGCTGATGAAACTTCAGGTAATTTGTACAAAGAATCTTACATTCAAGATGAGACTGGTGCGCTATATTTAAGATTTACATCATCTACTGGTTTGTATGTTGGAGATTCGATTAGAGTAAACATTAATGGGGCTAAAATTTTAAAATACAACCAAATGTTGCAAGTAGATTCGTTACATGCCGACAACAGTGTATTCAAAATAAAAACTCAACAATTTAGAACTCCGCAAGTAGTTACAATAAGCGATTTATTAGCTGACATTGAAGGTTTTCAAGGTAAACTAATTCAACTTGATAATGTTAGATTTGTTGAACGTAACCAAAGTTTAACTTATGCTGATGGAGTAAATAAAGTAAGTACAAGCCGATTTTTAGAAGACTTAAGTGCAAATCAAATTGAAGTTAGAACGAGTGGTTATGCTAATTTTGCAAACGATACTTTACCTGCAGGAAGTGGTACGTTTGTAGGAATTTCTGCTCAATACAACACAGGTATTCAACTGTTAATTAGAAACACCAACGAGGTTGACTTATATGGAGCAATTCCAGTTGAAATTATCAAAAATTTTGATGATTTAAGTTTAACAAGTGGGGGCTGGTCAACACAATATCCTATTGTTAATAATACTTGGACAGTTTCAACCTTTAGTGGAAACTCATATGCCTATATTACTAACGGAAGCACTAAAAAAGTTGGCGAATCATGGTTAATATCTCCTTCTTTTGATTTTAGCACATCATCAGCTCCTCAATTCAACTTTAAAACAGCCACTTTTGCAGCTAATTCAGCGTTAAAAGTGATGATTTCAACTGATTATGTATCAGGTCTTCCTTCAACTGGAACATGGACCGATATCACTTCTTCTTTTGCTTATTCAACAGGCAGTTGGGCATGGGTTAGTTCAGGGAATTTTAACTTAAATGCATATAAACAAGCAAATGTGCATATTGCATTTAAATTTATAGGAACAGCTGCTTCTTGGGATACTTGGGAAGTTGACAACGTTAAAATAATTAAATAA
- a CDS encoding choice-of-anchor J domain-containing protein: MNTKLRNSLVITLVTTLLVLTGCKKDFDSPPITVLPAGNIITIDSLRKIYTSFDSTFVNDYSVYGTVTADELSGNLYKTIYIQDGTAGILLKLTASSDKTFFQGDKVRVSLRGTIISRYKNMIQLDNVNPEVNLIKQGKGDEIVPKVVKISDLALGTGIYSPYQGQLVQINDVEFQCSEKCKTWANAITQQDESRYLQDTTGATIIVRSSGYASFANQELPMGKGSVIAVVSQYNTTVQLTLRTPNELTLYGARKTICPYINKNFDDKNLYSCGWTTKLVSGPISTAWGMYLATNSAAKVSNYDPVSSSNVACESWLISPSINLLNATNPTLSFRNVVNYSTTPKLEVLVSTNYDGISDPNTATWTDLTSLAIWDNNATTWSSWTSSGNISLNAYQQSSVYVAFRLIGNTTNASTWELDDVLVKDN, encoded by the coding sequence ATGAATACAAAACTTAGAAACTCACTCGTTATTACACTAGTTACAACTTTGTTAGTTTTAACTGGATGTAAAAAAGATTTTGATTCCCCACCAATTACTGTTTTGCCAGCAGGCAATATCATTACCATTGATTCTTTAAGAAAGATTTATACTTCTTTCGATTCAACTTTTGTGAATGATTATTCTGTTTACGGAACAGTAACTGCTGACGAATTGAGTGGTAATTTGTATAAAACCATTTATATCCAAGACGGTACTGCAGGTATTTTATTAAAACTTACTGCTTCTAGCGACAAAACTTTTTTCCAGGGAGATAAAGTTCGTGTATCTTTAAGAGGAACTATCATTTCTCGTTACAAAAACATGATACAGTTGGATAATGTTAACCCAGAAGTAAATTTAATTAAACAAGGTAAAGGTGATGAAATAGTACCAAAAGTTGTTAAAATATCCGATTTAGCATTAGGAACAGGAATTTATTCCCCATACCAAGGACAATTGGTTCAAATTAATGATGTTGAATTTCAATGTTCGGAAAAATGTAAAACTTGGGCAAATGCAATAACTCAACAAGATGAAAGCAGGTATTTACAAGATACAACAGGCGCTACTATTATTGTTCGTTCAAGTGGTTACGCTAGTTTTGCAAACCAAGAACTGCCAATGGGTAAAGGCTCTGTTATTGCTGTAGTTTCTCAATACAACACAACAGTTCAACTTACATTAAGAACACCAAACGAACTAACATTATATGGAGCAAGAAAAACAATTTGTCCATACATTAATAAGAATTTTGATGATAAAAATTTATATTCGTGTGGTTGGACAACCAAATTAGTTTCAGGACCGATTTCAACAGCTTGGGGAATGTACTTAGCTACTAACTCTGCTGCTAAAGTTTCAAACTACGACCCTGTAAGTAGTTCAAATGTTGCTTGCGAATCATGGTTAATTTCACCATCCATAAACCTATTAAATGCAACTAACCCTACATTGTCTTTTAGAAATGTAGTTAATTACAGTACTACCCCTAAACTAGAAGTTTTGGTATCAACTAATTATGATGGTATTAGCGATCCAAATACTGCAACATGGACAGATTTAACTAGTCTTGCTATATGGGATAATAATGCAACTACTTGGTCATCTTGGACAAGCTCAGGCAATATTAGTTTAAATGCCTACCAACAAAGTAGTGTTTATGTTGCATTTAGATTAATAGGAAATACCACTAATGCTAGTACTTGGGAACTAGATGATGTTTTAGTTAAGGATAATTAA